The following coding sequences lie in one Zingiber officinale cultivar Zhangliang chromosome 2B, Zo_v1.1, whole genome shotgun sequence genomic window:
- the LOC122045877 gene encoding disease resistance protein Pik-2-like, producing MATMMAMKVVDFSFQSIAGKLQKMLEEEAELLAGVEDDARYIVAELRSITSFLTAMTTKRNLDDQLQNWLQEVKELAYDAEDSIDEFVCRLRSTPYDERGVKYFFKHFLGCIKSLKARHGIASDLKKLKVQVEEIRKRHDRYSHPNEVFTSSGTPTSFDMADRYSDPRIIGHFVEEAQLVGINQSRDKIIGWVMDENCLELTVISLVGFGGLGKTTLAKTVYDETVISGGYIQYRAWIAVSQNYSIKELLKKIIRQISIKEQQNRDVQGRQDASLITELNMMDELQLVQTARDVLHGKRYLLVFDDVWRTEAWESLCIALPPGKEGSRVIVTTRVEEVANTSCSRNRQFIFKVSPLSPDLSWELFCRKVFDAPDYSCPPELENVGREILQKCKGLPLAIVTIGGLLASRPDKKLEEWKDLHDHLRLEIETNDMLSKIHQILVLSYNDLPYHLKPCLLFLGIFPEDYEICRKRLMRRWIAEGIVSGVDDFPAEKVAERCFNQLVSRSLVQPSQFDDSGTVKSCRVHDMMLDVILSISRKENFAVLLKEHPTIPQQRQKIRRLSWHGGSSGLVPDTDLSHLRSFTAFGEDAPPLKDYRKQRLLRAIDLEGCWNLFDLHPKSFSKLYLLKYLSLRDSGISVLPDSIGDLQNLEFLDIRGTDIDELPNTIVKLQKLVHLLAGPERFKFPKGIGKLNRLVVFGMVRADSVQLLQEIGELVNLQKLDICFGGHDLSLRMLEEISALLSKLNGTLRSLTISHSINDSLKKALDEVASPPWLLCKLRISCKLGELPPWFTSLKHVVKISLSFTRLRLQDLRVLRDLPALVDLKLGIASFLNHYENLVFDRGGFAQLKFLEIEGHNVSFEEGALRSLEILNIRRFNTGFSVEGIENLHGLREVHILTNNEDIIEMVKNIAANHSNRPKCFETILPSPAQGI from the coding sequence ATGGCGACGATGATGGCTATGAAGGTTGTGGACTTCTCCTTTCAGTCCATCGCGGGAAAATTACAGAAGATGCTAGAGGAAGAAGCCGAGTTGCTGGCCGGAGTCGAAGATGATGCCCGATACATAGTCGCTGAGCTCAGAAGCATCACCTCTTTCTTGACGGCCATGACGACCAAGCGGAATCTGGATGATCAACTGCAGAACTGGTTGCAGGAAGTGAAGGAGTTGGCTTACGATGCAGAAGACTCGATCGATGAGTTCGTATGCCGTCTCCGATCGACACCCTACGACGAACGCggagttaaatattttttcaagcaCTTCCTTGGCTGTATAAAATCATTGAAAGCTCGCCATGGCATCGCTTCAGATCTAAAGAAATTGAAGGTTCAGGTAGAAGAGATTAGAAAGAGGCATGATCGCTATTCCCACCCAAATGAAGTTTTTACTAGTTCCGGCACCCCCACCAGCTTCGACATGGCCGACAGATACTCCGATCCACGGATCATCGGCCATTTTGTAGAGGAAGCTCAACTCGTGGGTATCAACCAGAGCAGGGATAAGATCATCGGGTGGGTGATGGATGAGAACTGTCTCGAGCTCACAGTGATTTCTCTTGTCGGCTTCGGTGGTTTAGGGAAGACAACTTTGGCTAAGACGGTCTATGATGAAACTGTTATCAGCGGAGGCTATATCCAATATCGAGCTTGGATCGCAGTGTCACAAAATTACAGCATCAAAGAGCTTCTCAAAAAGATTATCCGACAAATTTCCATCAAGGAGCAACAAAACCGAGATGTCCAAGGGCGCCAAGATGCCAGTTTGATCACAGAGCTGAACATGATGGACGAGTTACAACTGGTGCAGACGGCCAGAGACGTTCTCCATGGAAAGAGGTATTTGCTTGTTTTTGATGACGTTTGGAGAACTGAAGCATGGGAAAGCTTGTGCATTGCATTGCCACCGGGTAAAGAAGGAAGTAGAGTCATAGTGACCACCCGCGTTGAGGAAGTAGCAAATACAAGTTGTTCTCGTAATCgacaatttatattcaaagtcTCTCCTTTATCACCTGACCTGTCTTGGGAGTTATTTTGCAGAAAAGTTTTTGATGCCCCTGACTATAGTTGTCCTCCAGAGCTAGAAAATGTTGGCAGAGAAATCTTGCAAAAGTGTAAAGGACTGCCACTTGCGATCGTGACGATCGGAGGTCTTCTAGCTTCGAGGCCTGATaaaaaacttgaggaatggaaagACTTGCACGACCACCTTCGTTTAGAGATAGAAACTAACGATATGCTGTCGAAGATCCATCAGATACTTGTTTTGAGTTACAACGACTTGCCCTACCATCTCAAGCCTTGCTTATTGTTCTTAGGCATCTTCCCTGAGGATTATGAGATTTGCCGGAAGCGCCTGATGAGACGATGGATTGCTGAAGGGATTGTGAGTGGCGTAGATGACTTCCCAGCTGAGAAAGTCGCTGAGCGCTGCTTCAACCAGTTGGTGAGTCGTAGCTTGGTGCAGCCATCACAATTTGATGACAGTGGGACGGTGAAATCTTGCCGCGTCCATGACATGATGCTTGATGTCATACTCTCGATATCGAGGAAGGAGAACTTTGCGGTGCTACTGAAGGAGCACCCCACGATTCCACAGCAACGCCAGAAGATAAGACGCTTATCGTGGCATGGAGGAAGCAGTGGACTAGTGCCTGACACTGATTTGTCCCACCTCCGATCCTTCACTGCATTTGGTGAGGATGCCCCACCACTGAAGGATTATAGAAAGCAGAGGCTGTTGAGGGCAATTGACTTGGAAGGATGTTGGAACTTGTTTGATCTCCACCCCAAGAGCTTTTCCAAGTTGTATCTTTTGAAGTACTTGTCTCTAAGAGACTCTGGTATATCAGTGTTGCCAGATTCAATAGGAGATTTGCAAAATCTAGAGTTTTTGGATATAAGAGGAACTGATATTGATGAACTACCCAATACCATCGTCAAACTCCAAAAACTGGTCCATCTGCTTGCTGGTCCCGAAAGATTTAAGTTCCCGAAAGGAATAGGAAAGTTGAATAGACTTGTCGTGTTTGGAATGGTACGTGCTGATAGTGTGCAGTTGCTACAGGAGATTGGTGAGCTTGTTAACCTCCAGAAGCTTGACATCTGTTTTGGTGGACATGATCTATCACTCAGAATGCTGGAGGAGATCAGCGCCCTGCTCTCGAAGCTCAATGGCACCCTTCGATCTCTAACGATTTCCCATTCGATAAACGACAGTCTGAAAAAGGCACTCGATGAGGTAGCTTCGCCGCCATGGCTGCTCTGCAAGCTCCGGATAAGTTGCAAACTTGGCGAATTGCCTCCTTGGTTTACATCTCTGAAGCATGTTGTCAAGATATCTCTGTCCTTCACACGACTGCGGCTCCAGGATTTACGAGTCTTGAGAGATCTCCCCGCTTTGGTCGACCTGAAACTTGGAATTGCGTCATTCCTCAATCATTATGAGAATTTGGTCTTCGATCGGGGAGGGTTCGCACAACTTAAGTTCCTGGAAATTGAAGGGCACAATGTGAGTTTCGAAGAAGGTGCACTCCGAAGCCTCGAAATTCTTAATATCCGTCGTTTTAACACTGGATTTAGCGTCGAAGGCATAGAAAATCTGCATGGGCTAAGGGAGGTTCACATTCTTACTAATAATGAAGATATAATAGAGATGGTCAAAAATATTGCAGCAAACCATTCAAATCGTCCCAAATGTTTTGAAACAATACTACCTTCGCCTGCTCAAGGCATATGA